One window of Sulfurospirillum sp. 1612 genomic DNA carries:
- a CDS encoding TOBE domain-containing protein yields MQFTSTLTLSEDNQPLLIEKRIKLLKAIDQEGSMLKASKKVPMSYKSAWEAIDTMNNLSPSPIVEKETGGAGGGGTRLTDYGKTLLKNYEILKREEEKFLSYLSTLADFDTKDIKTIKRISMQISARNQIRGVVDKIVTGDVNANVIVVPKSGHELFANITNSGIESLMVQEGDEVVAIFKSSSIMLSTDENITISARNRISGIITQITQNNTNSEVVIDVGGDSITSVITTGSVKRLGLKVGSQVVALIKSSEIMIGK; encoded by the coding sequence ATGCAATTCACATCTACATTGACACTCAGCGAAGACAACCAACCGCTATTAATCGAAAAAAGAATCAAATTGCTCAAAGCAATCGATCAAGAGGGCTCCATGCTCAAAGCCTCTAAAAAGGTTCCGATGAGCTATAAATCGGCTTGGGAAGCCATCGATACGATGAACAATCTCTCGCCATCGCCCATCGTGGAAAAAGAGACCGGTGGCGCTGGAGGTGGGGGGACACGACTGACAGATTATGGTAAAACACTCCTAAAAAATTACGAAATCTTAAAACGAGAAGAAGAAAAGTTTCTCTCTTATTTATCGACCTTAGCAGATTTTGATACCAAAGATATAAAAACTATAAAAAGGATCTCCATGCAAATTAGTGCACGAAATCAGATCAGAGGCGTTGTGGATAAAATCGTCACCGGAGATGTCAATGCCAATGTGATCGTGGTGCCCAAAAGTGGTCATGAACTCTTTGCCAATATTACCAACTCAGGCATCGAATCTCTCATGGTACAAGAGGGTGATGAAGTCGTAGCGATTTTTAAATCTTCAAGCATCATGCTCTCAACAGATGAAAATATCACTATCAGTGCGAGAAATCGTATTAGTGGTATCATCACACAAATCACACAAAACAATACCAACAGTGAAGTAGTGATTGATGTCGGTGGCGATAGTATCACTTCGGTGATTACGACTGGTTCGGTTAAAAGATTGGGATTAAAGGTGGGCTCACAGGTTGTAGCTCTAATCAAATCAAGTGA
- a CDS encoding thioredoxin family protein, whose protein sequence is MKKVCLFLSIVASLYAYTATKTAQELHYINSFEQGMALAKKEHKMVMLVVVKDHCPWCKKLEQKTLCDTKIQQKTSQFVKILIDRNQKMPACYHTAIVPVVSFIDPSTQETEWEAYGYRTVDKFLDDIKNAQEDSI, encoded by the coding sequence ATGAAAAAAGTCTGTTTATTTTTATCTATTGTTGCCTCACTTTATGCCTATACTGCGACGAAAACAGCACAAGAGTTGCACTATATAAACTCCTTTGAGCAAGGCATGGCACTCGCGAAAAAAGAGCACAAGATGGTGATGCTCGTAGTGGTGAAAGACCACTGCCCTTGGTGCAAAAAATTAGAGCAAAAAACACTTTGTGATACCAAGATTCAACAAAAAACATCCCAATTTGTCAAAATTCTTATTGATAGAAACCAAAAAATGCCAGCATGTTATCACACTGCGATTGTCCCCGTGGTCTCTTTTATTGACCCTAGCACTCAAGAGACCGAATGGGAAGCGTATGGTTACCGAACGGTTGATAAGTTTTTAGATGATATCAAAAATGCTCAAGAAGATTCCATTTAA